The segment TGCTCACCCAGATCTCGCTGGCACCGATCGCCAACGTGGTGGACACCAACTACAGCGCGGTCACCAAGATCGACAAACGCCTGCTGCCCGCGGCACCCGCGTACGGCGGTGTGCACACCGAACTCCGCTCGGCGGCCGCATCATTCGGCACCATCACCTATTAGGAAGGCACTCATGGATCTCGGACTCACCGGAAAGCGCTTCGCAGTCACCGGCGGCACCCGCGGTATCGGTCGGGCCGTCGTGGAGGGCCTGATCGCCGAGGGCGCCCAGGTTGCCTTCTGCGCACGCACCTCCGAGGAGGTGGCGCAGGCCCAGCAGGAACTCGGAAGTGCGGCATCGGGTACCGCGGTCGACGTCGGCGCCACCGCCACACTGGCGACGTGGGTGAACTCCACCGCCGAGGCGTTCGGCGGCCTCGACGGTGTGGTCGCCAATGTCAGTGCCCTGGCGATCCCGGAGTCCCCGGAGAACTGGCGCACCACCTTCGAGGTCGACCTGATGGGGACGGTGGGTCTCGTTGACGCCGCGCTGCCGTATCTGGAGGCCTCCGGCGCCGGGTCGATCGTGACGATCTCCAGCGTCTCCGGCCGCGAGATCGACTTCGCGGCCGGGCCGTACGGCACCATGAAGGCGGCGATCATCCACTACACCCAGGGTTTGGCGTTCCGACTGGCCGGAAAGGGTGTGCGCGCCAACACCGTCAGCCCCGGCAACACCTACTTTCCGGGCGGTGTGTGGCCGTCCATCGAAGAGAACGACCCCGAGCTGTTCGCCACGGCCCTCGCGCTCAACCCCACCGGCCGGATGGCTACTCCGAAGGAGGTGGCCAACGCGGTGGTGTTCCTGTCCAGTGCGGCAGCGAGTTTCATCACCGGGACGAACCTGCTGGTCGACGGGGCGCTGACCCGCGGGGTGCAGTTCTAGTCGACGGTCAGCCCAATACCAGCGGTAGCCGCGGCAGCGTGCACGTCGGGGACGGCCAGGTGATCTCCGGGACATAACCGGGTTCCAGCCGGAAATCCGTGATGCGGGCCAGCCATTCGGTGACGACGAGCTTGAGTTCCATCCTGGCCAGGTGCGATCCCAGACACCGGTGCGGTCCCCCGCCGAAACCCCAGTGCTTGTGCAGCTTTCCGTCCAGGACGAAATCGTTGACCGAGTGCTCGTCGCTGCCGTCACGGTTGATCGCAGCGATACACAGCCGGACATCGGCCCCGGCGGGCAACGTGACGCCGGCGACGGTCACCGGCTCAGTGGTGACGCGACCGACGATCGGGGCCGCCGGTTCCAGCCGGATCATCTCCTCGACGAAGACCGCGACCGCGTCGGGGTCGTCCCGCAGCGCCGCACGCAATTCCGGCCTTCGGGCGAGTTCCGCCATTGTCGCCCCGATGGTCGAGGTGACCGTGTCCAGCCCGGCCAGCACGAACACCATGGACAGCCCGACCGCTTCGTCATCGGTGAGCGGCTCCTCGGCATGCAGCAGATCCGACAAGATTCCGGGTCTGCGCTGATTTCGCTGCTGGGCAACTGCTTCGGTGAGGTAGGTGAACATCTCGACAGCGGGGGTGAGGTCCACACTGGACGGGTCATCGGTGAGGCTGAACGCGATGATGGCGTCCTTCCACCCGACGAGTCGGTCTCGGTCTTCCAGCGGCAGCCCGAACAGCGTGAGGAACACCTGTGACGGGTACGGCGTGGCGAGTTCGGTCATCACCTCGCAGGTGTCCTGTTCTGCGATCCCGTCGATGATGTCGACGGCCTGTGCCTGCAGGGACGGCAGCAGTGCATTCAAGGTCTGCGGGCTGAAGAATTGGTGCAGGATGCGCCGGTACCGGGTGTGCTCCGGCGGATCGAAACCCAGTGGCACCAAAGGGACCGGGCTGATCATGTCGTCGTAAGCGATACCGGAGGAGAACACCGCGGGATTGCGCAGCGCGTCGAGCACATCCTCGCGGTGGGTGAGGTAATACCAGCCGTCGCCCCACACGACGGGACCCAACTCACGTAGCGCGGCCCACCCCACTCCGCGGTCCCGCGTCATCGGCAGATCTTCGTAGCGGACGTGCGGCAGCCCGAGCTCCCCGGCAGCGGTCATGGCCGGACCAGTCGGCGCGGGCGGACCACGCCGCGATCGAGATGAGTCACCCAACCGGGTTCGGCGTCGCAGACCGCGGGGATGGTGCCGGCCTCGTGGCACACCGGGGCGCCGACGAGTTCCAGGTCGGGTTGTTCGTGGTCGGCGGCGAGGGCGAGGCTGCCGACATTGCCTGTGGCCCATTGAATGACGCGCAGCGGGGGCGCCATCTCAGCCACCCTGTCCGGCAAGGCGGGCCTGCCGCGCCTCGTACCGGTCGACCAGTTCTCGGAAGCCGAGCCGGTCGTACTGCGGGATGGGCTGGATGCCCCAGATGTCGCGGGCGGTGTCCTTACCCTCGGCACCCTCGGGCGGCCCGAGCGGCGGGTACGGGAACTTGCACTCCAGGGTGTCGTCGGAGTACCGAACCTTGAGCAGTTCGCTGCAGATCTGGGTCAGACTCAGGGTCGGGTAGCCGTAATAAACCGCCATGAAGGGCAGCGTGAAGGCGCCCTCCAGTACGAGTGCGACCAGGCAGACCAACACGGCGCGCTTTATCCATTTGTGCATCCGGGCGTAGTAGGGCGTGGTGCCCGGCGGCAGATCCTCGGTGATCTCTTCGGTGGTTGTCACGATGATGCTCCTTCTAGTCCGTGAAGATTTCGCGGTTCACCGTGTGTAGGTACGGGATCGCCAGGAACGGGGTGATGTAGAAGATGTCGTAGAGCCACCAGCCGACGACCGGGAAGATCACGCCGGCGAAGCGGACGTCGGCGAACATCGTCATGTTGAACACATAGATGCACCAGATCAGCACGCCCATCCAGCAGGTGACGATCATCCATTGGTGGCCCCAGCGTTTCATCTGCAGGAAGCCGATGGCGGCGGCGCAGCGCATGGCGAAGACCGTGATGATCATGCCGAACACCATGGACTTCTCACCGGGTCCGGCGGCACCGCCGACCCAGAGTTCGTTGTAATGCCAGAAGTATCCGGCGTCGAACATGTGCCCCCAGCCGACCATCAGTACCCGGTTGATCAGGGTGTGGTTGGCGACCAGGTCCAGCGCCCAGCCCAGGCTGTTGAGCATGCCGTCGATGAGCGCCAGGTAGCCGATCAGGGTGACGATCATCGGACGTACCGACAATCCGGCGCGCTGCGCCTGGCGCTGCAGCCACACCCCGCGCATGAAGATCGGGAAGCCGATCAGTCCGGGCGCCCACATTCCCATCAGGGCGGCGCCGACGATCATCCATTTGTCCGCGCGGCGCTGCGCAAGTCGGGATTGCCCGCCGTGGTCCTCCAGGCCGACGGAGTCCCCGACGGCCACACTCACAGATACCACCAACCCCGTTCGAAAGACATGTAGAGCTGGATCAGGAACATCGTGAGCAGGTAGCCGTAGATGGCAACCTGAAACACGATGAGCGCCCGCTTACGCTTCTTCTCTTTCTGGTCGACCATGACGAATTCCCCTCCTAGAGTGTGTCGACGGCCAGTAGGCCGGCCGCCGCGATTTCACGCAGACCTTCACTGATCGCGCCGTCGGTGCTCAGCGGCGCCAGGATGCACGCTTCGGCGGCTTCCACTTCGTTGGCGCCGGCGGCGATGAAGTGGGCGGCGGTGACGAGAACCCGGGTGGAGGGCGGCTCGAAGTGAAAGGCCTCCTCGGCGGTCCGGATCGCGATGGCGCACCGCACGAGTCGTTGCGCACAGGCAGGGTCGATGCCCGTCTCTGCGACGATGGCCTGGGCCTCTCTTTCGGGTGGCAGATAGCGCATCGCCACGGTGGCGAACCGCTGTCGGAAGGACGGTTTGAGCTCCTTGAGTGAGCTGCGGTACGCGGGGTTATAGGAACAGACGAGCATGAACTCGTCGGGCGCGGTGATGACTTCGTCGGCGCGGTCCAGATAGAGGGTGCGGCGGTGATCGGTGAGAGAGTGCAGGATGGCCAGCGAGTCGTGCCGGGCTTCGACCACCTCATCGAGGTAGCAGATGGCCCCGGCCTTGACAGCTCGGGTGAGTGGCCCGTCGGTCCAGACGACATCGCCACCGGTGACCATGAACCGGCCGACGAGGTCGGAACTGGTCAGATCGTCATGGCAGCTGATGGTCACCACCGGCCTGCCCAGCAGCGAGCCCATGTGTTCGACGAAGCGGGTCTTGCCGCAACCGGTGGGTCCGGTGAGCATGACCGGGATCTTGCGCGTGTAGGCCTGCTCGAAGAGCTGGACCTCATTGCCGTTGGCGAAGTAATTCGTCATGTGGTGACCAACTCCCTGTGCACATGGGCGAGTACGCGGGGCAATTCTTCGACGCGCCGGATCCGTTGCGAGCGTCTGGGTCCGAACACTTCGGGCAGCGGGTCCACCCGGGTCGGACCGACACCGACGTAGTAGACCGAGACGCCGGCGTCGTTGGCCTCCTGCACCGCGTGCGCGGCGTCCGACCATGCGTAGCGACCTTCATAGCCTTCGTCGGAGATCATGCCGTCGCCGATGATGATGAGCAGTCTGCGCTCCGCCGGCTGGGCCAGCAGCCGGCTGGTCAGGTGCCGGATGGGCGCACCGAGGCGGGTGTAGCCGCCGGTGGTCAGCCCGAGCCCGCTGGGCGGCACGAAGCGTACCTCCGGAAAATCCTTGAGGCACCGCACTTCCACGCGGTGCCGGGTGTTTCCGGTGAACACGAAGATGCCGTGCCGTTCCCGGGCGTGGGTCATCGCCCGCGACAGCGCGTCGGCGCAGGCCAACTCCAGCCGGAAGACCCGGCCGCCATGCACGCCCAGTGACGAGCTGCCGTCCAGCAGCAGTGCGGTGCTCACATCGCGGTTGCTGGGCAGTAGTTCCCGGAACAGCCGCGGCTCTCCTGCCTCGCCGGTGCGCAGGTCCACGTAATGACGGACGTAGGAGTCGATGTCGATATCCGAGCCATCCTCCAACCGGTTGATCATGGCGCGGTGGGTGTTCTCCTGGAACCACTTCCGCAGATCGGCAGACATTGTCGTGGCCGCACCGATCCGGCGGTCGCGGGCGATCTCGACGACGGCCACATGGTCGGGCAGGAACCGCTTCGCCCAGGCATTCCATTCCGGGTACGGGATGCCGGGGCGGTGCTCGGGTGTGACGTCCATATCGTTGTCCTGCGGCCTGCTCGGCGGGGGCAGGTTCGGGTTGCGCACTCCACCGTCGCCGCCGACGGGCACCGAATAGGGCCGCGGCATCCGCTTCTGTGTGGTGGTCCACGGCATCCGGCCGAACTGGCGACGCAACTTGTCGGCCAGCCCGATGGGCGTGGTGTAAACCGCGGGCAGGCTGCCCAGCAGCGGATGACCGCCGAGAGTCTCCGAGGTGCGGGCCAGTTCGATGGCCCGGCTGATCATGGTGTGGGCGTCCATGTGTGGGTCCGCCGGTGCCAGTTCTGGCAGCGCACGTGCGAATTCCGCCATCAGCCCCGGCCAGCGCGCGGCGACCCAGCCCAGTGCCACGCCGGCCTCGACGAGGGTGAGCGCACGTATCTCGCGGGCGGTGAGTTCGTGGACCCGATACTCACCGATCCGGTCTTTGGAGTCCGCGCATTGCAGGGCGATGCCGCAGGTCACCGTGCGCCGGGTCCAGTCCGCGACGCGTGGCGGAAACGGCACGTGCACATCGGTGCGCGAGTAGTTCAGGCCGAAGCCTCGGTGCGCCCCGGTGACCAGCCGAGCACCCGCTCTGCGCCGGTCGCTCAGCGCGACGGCGGTCAGCGCGCAACTACGTTCCAGTGCCATCGCCGTGCTGTCGCCGAGGTCGCCCATCAGTGCCGCGCGCTCAGAAGGTTCCGATATTGGAGAACATCCAATACCAGAACCAGATGACCAGGCCGGTGCCGCCCCACGCCGCGACGTAGCGCAGCACTTCCCACAGGTAGTCCACGGTGGAATCTCCTTGTCGAGGTGGCCACAACGGCGAAAGCGCCCGCACAGGAGCCCGTTTGACGCGGACAACGGCGCACCGTTCGGCTCATGATGCTCTGTTTCTATCGGAGTTACTGACTTGAGTCAATAGAATGACCGCGCGTCGCCTGACGAGATCGGGCAAGGTCAATCGGTGAAGATCTCGCGATTGACGGTGTGTAGATAGGGAATCGCCAGGAACGGGGTGATGTAGAAGATGTCGTAGAGCCACCAACCCACGACGGGGAAGATGGTTCCCGCGAACCGGACATCGGCGAACATCGTCATGTTGAAGACGTACAGCACCCAGATCAGCACACCCATCCAGCAGGTGACGATCATCCACTGCTGACCCCAGCGCTTCATCTGCAGGAAGCCGATCGCGGCGGCGATCCGCATGGTGAATACCGTGAGGATCATTCCCACTTCCATGGCTTTTTCGCCCGGTCCCGCCGCACCACCGATCCAGAGTTCGTTGAAATGCCAGAAGTATCCGGCGTCGAACATGTGACCCCAGCCGTTG is part of the Mycobacterium adipatum genome and harbors:
- a CDS encoding SDR family NAD(P)-dependent oxidoreductase, encoding MDLGLTGKRFAVTGGTRGIGRAVVEGLIAEGAQVAFCARTSEEVAQAQQELGSAASGTAVDVGATATLATWVNSTAEAFGGLDGVVANVSALAIPESPENWRTTFEVDLMGTVGLVDAALPYLEASGAGSIVTISSVSGREIDFAAGPYGTMKAAIIHYTQGLAFRLAGKGVRANTVSPGNTYFPGGVWPSIEENDPELFATALALNPTGRMATPKEVANAVVFLSSAAASFITGTNLLVDGALTRGVQF
- a CDS encoding cytochrome P450 → MTAAGELGLPHVRYEDLPMTRDRGVGWAALRELGPVVWGDGWYYLTHREDVLDALRNPAVFSSGIAYDDMISPVPLVPLGFDPPEHTRYRRILHQFFSPQTLNALLPSLQAQAVDIIDGIAEQDTCEVMTELATPYPSQVFLTLFGLPLEDRDRLVGWKDAIIAFSLTDDPSSVDLTPAVEMFTYLTEAVAQQRNQRRPGILSDLLHAEEPLTDDEAVGLSMVFVLAGLDTVTSTIGATMAELARRPELRAALRDDPDAVAVFVEEMIRLEPAAPIVGRVTTEPVTVAGVTLPAGADVRLCIAAINRDGSDEHSVNDFVLDGKLHKHWGFGGGPHRCLGSHLARMELKLVVTEWLARITDFRLEPGYVPEITWPSPTCTLPRLPLVLG
- a CDS encoding CbbQ/NirQ/NorQ/GpvN family protein; this translates as MTNYFANGNEVQLFEQAYTRKIPVMLTGPTGCGKTRFVEHMGSLLGRPVVTISCHDDLTSSDLVGRFMVTGGDVVWTDGPLTRAVKAGAICYLDEVVEARHDSLAILHSLTDHRRTLYLDRADEVITAPDEFMLVCSYNPAYRSSLKELKPSFRQRFATVAMRYLPPEREAQAIVAETGIDPACAQRLVRCAIAIRTAEEAFHFEPPSTRVLVTAAHFIAAGANEVEAAEACILAPLSTDGAISEGLREIAAAGLLAVDTL
- a CDS encoding nitric oxide reductase activation protein NorD, which translates into the protein MGDLGDSTAMALERSCALTAVALSDRRRAGARLVTGAHRGFGLNYSRTDVHVPFPPRVADWTRRTVTCGIALQCADSKDRIGEYRVHELTAREIRALTLVEAGVALGWVAARWPGLMAEFARALPELAPADPHMDAHTMISRAIELARTSETLGGHPLLGSLPAVYTTPIGLADKLRRQFGRMPWTTTQKRMPRPYSVPVGGDGGVRNPNLPPPSRPQDNDMDVTPEHRPGIPYPEWNAWAKRFLPDHVAVVEIARDRRIGAATTMSADLRKWFQENTHRAMINRLEDGSDIDIDSYVRHYVDLRTGEAGEPRLFRELLPSNRDVSTALLLDGSSSLGVHGGRVFRLELACADALSRAMTHARERHGIFVFTGNTRHRVEVRCLKDFPEVRFVPPSGLGLTTGGYTRLGAPIRHLTSRLLAQPAERRLLIIIGDGMISDEGYEGRYAWSDAAHAVQEANDAGVSVYYVGVGPTRVDPLPEVFGPRRSQRIRRVEELPRVLAHVHRELVTT